GTTGTTAAAGGCGGTAAGCGAATGCGTATTGCGGCAGGGGTTGTTGCCGGTGATGGCAAAGGTAAAGTTGGCATTGGACATGGTAAATCAGCTGAAGTAGCGCTAGCGGTTCGCAAAGCGGCAACGCGAGCAAAAAAGAATATGATTTCCATCGCAGTAGTCGGAAACACAATTTCTCATCAAGTTGAAGGTAAGTATCGAGCCAGTAAAGTATTATTAAAGCCAGCACCTGAAGGAACTGGTTTGATTGCCTGTCCTCAAGTCCGGGCCGTTGTTGAAGCCTTAGGCATTAAAGACATCTATACAAAATCACTCGGTTCCAATACTCCTTATAATCTGGCGATGGCAACTTTACGGGCATTAATGAAACTCCGAACTCCGGAAGACATTGCTCGTGTTCGTAATAAGCCATTAGAAGCGATAGCCCAAAAAACTAAAAAGAAAGATACTCCTACTGCGGACATATCGTCAGAAATAGCAGGGACGATGTCAGACAGTCTTTCAACTGATAACTGAAAAATTAAATTAAATGAAAAAACTGAAGGTTACATTAATTAAGAGTTTAATTGACACTAAACCAGTGCATAAGAAGAATGCTTTAGCATTAGGTTTGAAAAGGTTAAATAGTTCCAGAATTCATAATGACACTCCAGTGATTCGAGGAATGATTGAAAAAATTAAACATTTAGTAAAGGTAGAATATGTTGATTGAATTACATCCTCCCCAAGGCGCCAAGAAACGTCCCAAGAGAG
Above is a window of candidate division WOR-3 bacterium DNA encoding:
- the rpsE gene encoding 30S ribosomal protein S5, whose product is MINTPETDRNSKIIVDTDEPEITPEFIERVIFIKRIAKVVKGGKRMRIAAGVVAGDGKGKVGIGHGKSAEVALAVRKAATRAKKNMISIAVVGNTISHQVEGKYRASKVLLKPAPEGTGLIACPQVRAVVEALGIKDIYTKSLGSNTPYNLAMATLRALMKLRTPEDIARVRNKPLEAIAQKTKKKDTPTADISSEIAGTMSDSLSTDN
- the rpmD gene encoding 50S ribosomal protein L30, whose product is MKKLKVTLIKSLIDTKPVHKKNALALGLKRLNSSRIHNDTPVIRGMIEKIKHLVKVEYVD